Proteins co-encoded in one Columba livia isolate bColLiv1 breed racing homer chromosome 14, bColLiv1.pat.W.v2, whole genome shotgun sequence genomic window:
- the LOC102091799 gene encoding protocadherin gamma-B4 isoform X31, producing MLQAMILASANEAADANSTLGGGTGTMGLSARYGPQFTLQHVPDYRQNVYIPGSTATLTNAAGKRDAKSAASSGGNKKKSGKKEKK from the exons ATGCTCCAAGCCATGATCCTGGCCTCAGCAAACG AAGCTGCTGATGCCAACTCGACCCTGGGCGGTGGGACAGGCACCATGGGGCTGAGCGCCCGCTACGGCCCCCAGTTCACCCTGCAGCACGTCCCTGATTACCGGCAGAATGTCTACATCCCCGGCAGCACCGCCACCCTCACCAACGCCGCTGGCAAGCGCGACGCCAAGAGCGCCGCCTCCTCGGGAGGCAACAAGAAGAAATctgggaagaaggagaaaaagtag
- the LOC102091799 gene encoding protocadherin gamma-A4 isoform X33, giving the protein MAGSSSASFPQAQPNTDWRFSQTQRPGTSGSQNGEEGGAWPNNQFDTEMLQAMILASANEAADANSTLGGGTGTMGLSARYGPQFTLQHVPDYRQNVYIPGSTATLTNAAGKRDAKSAASSGGNKKKSGKKEKK; this is encoded by the exons caaGCTCAGCCTAACACAGACTGGCGCTTCTCTCAGACCCAGAGACCTGGAACGAGTGG CTCCCAGAATGGAGAGGAAGGTGGAGCCTGGCCGAACAACCAGTTTGACACGGAGATGCTCCAAGCCATGATCCTGGCCTCAGCAAACG AAGCTGCTGATGCCAACTCGACCCTGGGCGGTGGGACAGGCACCATGGGGCTGAGCGCCCGCTACGGCCCCCAGTTCACCCTGCAGCACGTCCCTGATTACCGGCAGAATGTCTACATCCCCGGCAGCACCGCCACCCTCACCAACGCCGCTGGCAAGCGCGACGCCAAGAGCGCCGCCTCCTCGGGAGGCAACAAGAAGAAATctgggaagaaggagaaaaagtag
- the LOC102091799 gene encoding protocadherin gamma-A4 isoform X34 — MQAQPNTDWRFSQTQRPGTSGSQNGEEGGAWPNNQFDTEMLQAMILASANEAADANSTLGGGTGTMGLSARYGPQFTLQHVPDYRQNVYIPGSTATLTNAAGKRDAKSAASSGGNKKKSGKKEKK; from the exons ATG caaGCTCAGCCTAACACAGACTGGCGCTTCTCTCAGACCCAGAGACCTGGAACGAGTGG CTCCCAGAATGGAGAGGAAGGTGGAGCCTGGCCGAACAACCAGTTTGACACGGAGATGCTCCAAGCCATGATCCTGGCCTCAGCAAACG AAGCTGCTGATGCCAACTCGACCCTGGGCGGTGGGACAGGCACCATGGGGCTGAGCGCCCGCTACGGCCCCCAGTTCACCCTGCAGCACGTCCCTGATTACCGGCAGAATGTCTACATCCCCGGCAGCACCGCCACCCTCACCAACGCCGCTGGCAAGCGCGACGCCAAGAGCGCCGCCTCCTCGGGAGGCAACAAGAAGAAATctgggaagaaggagaaaaagtag
- the LOC102091799 gene encoding protocadherin gamma-C5 isoform X16 — MLGGRSWPWHLPLLLGALSCLLVLSSAQLRYSVPEDREPGSPVGDLAKDLGVEVRSLVTRNLRLVSEGGQRHFQVNLAAGVLLLDSRLDREVLCGQNPTCTLHLQLVMENPLQLHRVEVDVLDVNDNAPQFPKPEVVLEITEVANPGTRLPLEVAEDPDMGSNSISTYELSPSEHFALSINVRGDGVKMPEIVLEKALDREKVAVHHLTLTALDGGNPVKSGTAKVTIHVLDANDNPPVCDPPISKVHLEENVPVGTLVTKLNVTDLDEGPNGDVEYSFKISNNSPGKFTKLFSLDPRTGEIRTKALLDYEESSAYEIAVRARDKGSPAMEGHCHLRVELIDINDNSPEIVLTSLSSPVQEDATPGTVIALIGVKDSDSGDNGQVRLQIAKELPFKLVSSFKEHFSLVTNGPLDREKASGYNITVRAVDSGSPQRATQKTFYLRIADVNDNAPNFSSPFDTAHIQENALPGTSVFSVSASDPDEGSNAKLSYSILDNGMQDVPISTYFRIDQDNGTIYTVRALDYEQDKVFQVPVEVKDAGSPALSSTAVVHVFILDENDNAPTIVYPSVPKGSAFHQTIPSLVEPGYLVTKIVAVDADSGHNAWLSYQLQETAEALPFQVERRSGEIRVAQALKESEDPHRLVVEVRDNGTPSLSASVVIVISPEENSVQDFAKSLDLPKSSPKDTNLTLYLIISLVSISLVSCVMFALAAARCLKAGTASWTFTDCCRGTGRKPASHFRGQMKPDGFIKYLDVGGAGLTSQAQNYTSCFSPMSDQSDFLFVKPFSHSSTAETMAAYEQVTSTLASPCDGQAQPNTDWRFSQTQRPGTSGSQNGEEGGAWPNNQFDTEMLQAMILASANEAADANSTLGGGTGTMGLSARYGPQFTLQHVPDYRQNVYIPGSTATLTNAAGKRDAKSAASSGGNKKKSGKKEKK; from the exons ATGCTCGGGGGCCGGAGTTGGCCATGGCACCTCCCGCTACTGCTCGGAGCCCTCTCCTGTCTGCTGGTTCTCAGCAGCGCCCAGCTCCGCTACTCCGTGCCCGAGGACCGAGAGCCGGGCTCCCCGGTGGGCGACCTGGCCAAGGACCTGGGGGTGGAGGTGCGGAGCTTGGTCACCCGTAACCTGCGCCTGGTGAGCGAGGGTGGGCAGCGGCACTTCCAGGTGAACCTAGCAGCAGGTGTGCTGCTCCTCGACAGCAGGCTGGACCGTGAGGTGCTGTGCGGGCAGAACCCCACGTGCACCCTGCACCTCCAACTCGTCATGGAGAatcccctccagctccaccGCGTCGAGGTGGATGTCCTGGATGTCAACGACAACGCGCCTCAGTTTCCCAAGCCGGAGGTGGTCTTGGAGATCACTGAGGTAGCCAACCCTGGGACTCGGCTACCTCTGGAGGTAGCAGAAGACCCGGATATGGGCTCCAACTCCATCTCCACCTATGAGCTCAGCCCCAGCGAGCATTTTGCCCTGAGTATCAACGTGAGAGGAGATGGTGTTAAAATGCCTGAGATCGTACTTGAAAAAGCACTGGATAGAGAGAAAGTGGCCGTTCATCACCTAACACTGACAGCCCTGGATGGGGGGAATCCGGTGAAATCTGGCACTGCCAAGGTTACCATCCATGTCCTGGATGCAAATGACAACCCTCCTGTCTGCGACCCACCCATATCCAAGGTACATCTGGAGGAGAACGTGCCAGTGGGCACTCTGGTCACCAAGTTGAATGTCACTGACCTGGATGAAGGTCCCAATGGGGATGTGGAATATTCTTTCAAAATTAGCAATAACTCACCTGGTAAATTCACCAAGCTGTTCTCCTTAGATCCCCGGACAGGGGAGATCAGAACCAAAGCTCTGCTGGATTATGAGGAATCCAGTGCTTACGAGATTGCGGTTCGAGCCAGGGACAAGGGATCCCCAGCCATGGAAGGACACTGTCACCTGCGGGTGGAATTAATCGATATCAATGATAACAGCCCGGAGATCGTGCTGACCTCTCTCTCCAGCCCGGTGCAGGAGGACGCAACCCCAGGAACAGTGATTGCTCTCATTGGTGTGAAGGACAGCGATTCTGGTGACAATGGGCAGGTCCGTCTGCAGATAGCAAAAGAGCTCCCATTTAAGCTGGTGTCGTCTTTTAAAGAGCATTTCTCACTGGTTACAAATGGTCCCCTTGATCGGGAGAAGGCCAGTGGATACAACATCACAGTGAGGGCTGTGGATTCAGGGTCCCCACAGAGGGCCACGCAAAAAACCTTTTACCTCCGAATTGCTGATGTGAATGACAATGCGCCAAATTTCTCCAGTCCTTTCGATACAGCTCACATTCAGGAAAATGCCCTTCCTGGAACTTCTGTCTTTTCAGTGTCAGCATCTGATCCTGATGAGGGTAGCAACGCCAAGCTGTCTTACTCCATCCTGGACAACGGGATGCAGGATGTACCCATCTCAACCTACTTCCGGATAGACCAGGACAATGGCACCATCTACACTGTGCGGGCTTTGGATTATGAGCAGGATAAGGTGTTCCAGGTGCCTGTGGAGGTGAAGGATGCTGGGTCTCCTGCACTGAGTAGCACTGCTGTGGTCCATGTGTTCATCCTGGATGAGAATGACAATGCCCCCACCATTGTCTACCCGTCTGTCCCCAAGGGCTCTGCCTTCCACCAAACCATCCCATCGTTGGTAGAACCTGGCTATCTGGTCACCAAAATTGTAGCTGTTGATGCTGATAGTGGCCATAATGCCTGGCTGTCCTACCAGCTGCAGGAGACCGCTGAGGCTTTGCCTTTCCAAGTGGAACGCCGCTCTGGAGAGATAAGGGTTGCACAGGCTCTCAAGGAGTCAGAAGATCCCCACAGGCTGGTGGTCGAAGTGAGGGACAATGGCACACCATCCCTCTCGGCCTCGGTGGTAATAGTCATTTCTCCAGAGGAAAACAGTGTGCAGGACTTCGCCAAGTCCTTGGACCTCCCCAAATCTTCTCCCAAGGATACTAACCTAACGCTTTACCTCATCATCTCCTTGGTGTCCATTTCCCTCGTGTCCTGTGTGATGTTTGCTCTGGCGGCTGCCCGGTGTCTCAAAGCTGGCACTGCCAGCTGGACCTTCACCGATTGCTGCCGAGGGACTGGCCGCAAGCCGGCCTCCCATTTCCGCGGGCAGATGAAGCCAGATGGCTTCATCAAGTACCTGGATGTGGGAGGAGCGGGCTTGACCTCCCAGGCACAGAATTACACCTCGTGTTTCTCGCCCATGTCCGACCAAAGCGATTTCCTCTTTGTAAAACCTTTCAGCCATTCGAGCACTGCGGAGACCATGGCTGCCTATGAGCAGGTGACCAGCACCTTAGCGAGTCCCTGTGATGGG caaGCTCAGCCTAACACAGACTGGCGCTTCTCTCAGACCCAGAGACCTGGAACGAGTGG CTCCCAGAATGGAGAGGAAGGTGGAGCCTGGCCGAACAACCAGTTTGACACGGAGATGCTCCAAGCCATGATCCTGGCCTCAGCAAACG AAGCTGCTGATGCCAACTCGACCCTGGGCGGTGGGACAGGCACCATGGGGCTGAGCGCCCGCTACGGCCCCCAGTTCACCCTGCAGCACGTCCCTGATTACCGGCAGAATGTCTACATCCCCGGCAGCACCGCCACCCTCACCAACGCCGCTGGCAAGCGCGACGCCAAGAGCGCCGCCTCCTCGGGAGGCAACAAGAAGAAATctgggaagaaggagaaaaagtag